The genomic window GTGTACGGTCTTGGCTAGACAATAAATGTACAACCACTGATCATGACTATTTTTAACTTATAAATATATGTTTGTCAAAGTCCATGCATGTcttgtgacaggtagctagctcagtatcataccatctgGTGTGCATTCATGAGCTCAGCTGCACTGAATGGTGACTATGAGTCTATATGCTTGTCAGAGTTTcttgtgacaggtagctagctcagtatcataaCATCTGGTGTGAACACTTCATGAAGATGCTAATGTGATGACTAGAGTCCTGACACATGTAATAAGACAATTTAGACAACAACTGCTCAATATTAGGAATGTGTGTAATGTTCACAGccaagagcagtcaggtaaatactataataatgcagtcaagtgtgtttggtaacaacaaagcttacactgaacttgacagtCACTACTGTAAATTGCTATGTGTATCTATAACAATCAATAaacaatccattactggattaataaaaactACAAAAACTAGATGAAtataaaattggaaattttaaaatgggaaaataaagatcgctgaaaaaagccatgaaacaagaagggatggctggggtggtaatgtaaaccacaaatccctattttgactctgtctcataaattttagttacatgctctgtcattctgagatgagtcaaaatagggatttgtggtttacattaccatcccagcaatcccttcttgtttcatggcttttttcaacGATCCCTATtccttttaaaaaaattattcatcTAGTATGATACAGAAGAgtaattaaatgtccactgcaggTGTAGACTTCCCttgtttatttctatgatccttacttAAACGTTTTGTATAATCTGAAGTACATTTCTCCCTTTGACCCCCTTTGTACCAATTTGTGTTTAGATAATCATAAAGTTCAGATAATGGAAATCCAATCCTTTATATACCGAGTCCTGttcaattattctaatagaatgcacaccttagacaatatactttaatacaacaatttctactgttcagataaccaagtGTTAGGATGATTGAAGGTCAGATAATGAAAAGTACTGTAGTATAATTGAGGGAGTACTGTGCAAGAGTAATACCACAAATTACAATCAGGGAGTAGGAATAGTCCacatatatcatacagtgcaaTAGTATAGGGATGCAAGGGTTTGGGTGTGGTTCaagaaaaaacatcacccacaaaccagcctcacttttccttgatgatgatcaggcagtattgggtcaggtaaaactaaacccataCAAGCCTTCAGATGACCAGAAATGCTTCTCAACAAGTtgatacagaatttaaaaaaaatctattaaatggaattttctgctgatgactgactgactaattccttcagacaagtgtaactcaataacagctaagactactggcttgattttttactgtttgacatcgcttcagccggacacgtgtcttttggcataccgcagctTGGGTGCGtgatgccatttcagatgtagtATGCGTGggtgttcaccagtcataataattgtttcCCAAAAAAattcaacaaacaagtacaccaaaacaatttggaattttcaactagaatagggaccatagcacattgataaaagtactgaaacaagctggaatagtgcacaatattgaatCACAATAAAACGATAAGTGTACTGGAGATTTAGTACTAGTTGAACCCCAGGCTATACTAACACACAACTATGATTTAATCATCAATTTATTTTGCAAAAaaggcagcaacaacaacaatacaACCACTACAGCACTAAAAATGTACACCAGCAAACTGATACAATAATTCAGCCCTTTTATAGCCAATCTTAAAGACAGTTCTGGAAGTTTCCAGATTCAGCCCGCTGAATTAAAGGTTACTGTTTATTATTTGTTACTTAAAGTGTTAGTTGAAGTTTATTATTCTTCACTCCACATCCCCCTCCTTATCATGTTCTACATGataaattaataaaataattcttTATTACAGGATACATATCTTCTCGGTCAAGATGAAATCACATGTCTTCTACGTATAGTAAATACTGATAATCTGATTCTATAGTTCCAAAGGACATAGTTAGACTATTGGTCTAACATAACTCTTTTATCAGAAACTTGAATTCTACCTGAGCAAACATTTCCATCTTTTCCTTTACATACTTCAAGAATTCTTGCCAAAGGCCAATGAGCTCGTGGACTGTCAGGCATCAACACTAAAACCACATCACCAACCTTTAAATTATTTCTTACTTCACTCCATTTCTGTCTTAGACTCAGACTTGGAATCCATTCTCATAGCCAGCAATTCCAAAAATGCCTGGTAAATTCTTGGACTCTACGCCACCGTTTTAATGGATGACAAGCCTCTTCCTTTGTTGTTTCTGGGGAAAACATCCCTCCTATTTGTCCATGAAGTAGATGGTTAGGTGTGAGGGTAATTTTATCTTGTGGATTAGCGGACTGGTAGGTTAAAGGCCATGAATTGACTAAAGCTTCTGCCCCAGTAAAGGCAGTCATCAACTCTTCATTGGTAACATCAGAATTTCCCAGTATGGCCACTATGGCTTTCTTCGCTGCTTTAATCATTGTTTCAAAAACACCACCATAGTGTGGGGCATAAGGTGGATTAAAAGTCCGTTTTATCTTTTTGCTGGTCATTGTTAAAACAAAGTTAGGATCTTTAACTATCTGATTGGTTACTTTCCTCAGCTCCTTTTCTGTGGCCGCAAAATTAATCCCATTGTCTGAGATGATTTCCTCAGGTAAACCTCGCCTTTTGATCATTCAGTAGAAGGCACTTAAAAACAAGTCAACATCCAGCCCAAAGGCAATCTCCAAATGGACCGCTCGTGATGCCAAACATGTGAAAAGACATAAATATTGTTTCTCTCTTCGTTTGCCTCTTCCTTGAACTGTAACAAATGGCCCAGCGAAATCTACAGCAGATCTTGTAAAGGCTCACAATGAAGTTTTCAATCTATTCAGTTGTAAGGGAGCCATTATTTGTAAAGCATTCTTGGCTGTCCTTCTTTTACACATTCCACACTCTAGCTACCATTCAATAATTGCTTCTCTAGCAGCCAGTATCAAGTACTTTGATGACAAAGATGATAATGTTTAATTGGCTCCTGTACTGTGGTTTCCTAATTCATGATGGTATTTTATGATAAGTTTCGTAACCCAACTCTTCCTTGGTAATATGATAGGGTATCTTGTATTGTACGGAAGAAATTTAGCATACTTTAATCGCCCATCTGACCTCATTATTCCATCACCATTTAATTGGGGGCATCACTTGAGTAACTTGCTATGCTTTGGTAACTTGACTTTTCTAATAAGAGCACTATATTCTTCATGAAATATTTCTCTCTGCATTGTTCTCACAATATGACCTTCAACATCAATTATTTCTTCTGAATGTAATTCTTGATCCAACAACCTTTCATTCTCACTAACGTGACAAGTAGATATAAATCTCATAACCCAGGCTTGTGTTCTGGTTAAGCTTTACCAGTTACAAAAACCTCTCAGGTTGTAATCGCCAAACTGATGTATCTTTATCTACTTTTGAATTCACTGGTATGTCTACACACCTGGATAACTTCTTGGGATATTTTTCACCTTTGCTTCTTTCAATGCATTAGAAGGCTCTTCCTCTACAATATATTTTGGCAACATTGTTCATCTTTCCTCAAGTATTCTGGACCTTCCCACCATGATTTTAGATTCAAAATTTCCACAAGTTTAACTCCACGTGTAAGATAATCAGCAGGATTCATTGTTATTGGAACGTGTCTCCACCGTTCAGGACTTGAGGACATTTGAATCTCTTCTACTCTATTTGCAACGAATGGTTTAAATGTATGACTGTATCCTCTTATCCACCATAGGACATTAGCACTGTCAGTCCAAAAAGTTATGGACTTTGTTTCCATAGATAAAGCATTTGCAACTGATTTAGCCAACCTGTTACCCAATACTGCACCCATTAATTCCAGGCGTGCGGTACTAATAGATTGAAGTGGTGCAACCTTTGTCTTAGATGCCACTAAACAAACTGATGAAAACCCATCTTGGTATTCAACTTTCATGTAGACTGCTGCACCATATGCTTCTTGAGACGCATCTACAAATGTGTGTAGGCACCAGtctgttatgctggcataagtTAAAGCATAATGAGTtgctgaaagcatcaagcatgaTGCtaacataataggcagaataattatgtcatactgtaagtaaaaatgcatgtcactgaaaaaagtcaccctacactaatagagcagtcaatgtcACTGATATGACAGAGAAGTAGTAAtttgacatgactgttattatagcTTACAATGCAAACAAATATTATTCTTAAGCattttttacatttaaccagctGCTCATatgccaaagtttatcattatccattagaaagagAAAAGTTattaacaaaacatgggaactgcggcaaagttttgagcataattatgagcataataggccaaattttttagcactgcagcgtagcataataggtaaaattaaagcataatagggtGGTGCTTAAATGTGTGTAACCTGGCACACTTGAATTTTTTCTTTAGTTGTAAACATCTTGGAATTTTCATCTCTGACAACAATGACAATTCAGCAAACCATGCATTTACCTTAGCAAACAGTTCTTGTGGCAATCTTTCATCCCATTCCAAGCCATGTAACCACACTTCTTGCATTAAAATCTTAGCTCTTATCAAAAATGGAACCATCAATCCCAGTGGGTCAAACAAAGTTGCAATTCTACTCAAAAAGATTCGTTTTGTCCACTCACACTCTTGCTCTGTTATATGAGAGACAAAGGTAAAAGCATCTTCTGAAGCATGCCACATAACTCCTTATGTCTTAGCTGAAGGTAAGGGATCACGGTCTAAGTTGACCTCATTCATTCTGTCACTAGGAATGATTCGATTTAGGACAACTTCAGAATTGGATAACCATTTATGAGTACGCATCCCCGCTTCCTCCCATGGTTTAGGCAATTGTTGATAAAGCTGTGTTCCTTGAGTATCATTTTTAACCGAGTCCATACTATTGTCCATATAGGTCAATTTCAAAATAGTTTAAGAAGCCATATTATATCTTTGTTTACAATGATGGTGTGCTACCAATTGAGCCAAAAAGGGTGAACAGTTCAAACCAAATACCAGTCTATCAAATTCATATACTGTTGGCTCCTGATTAATATAATTCCTCCACAAAATTCTGTGACATGACctgtagggctgagcaatagtatcgatatgcgatatatcgcgataataaatcactatcgttatcgcgatagtagggatatcactatcgtgatagttatgataagctcagatctgcattaaaatggtattaacaacccttctatactaTTTTACagcagctttcttacaaaggagtggcctgtaaaagctttaccaaaagtccatattcatcagctgcccacgcagttaattaacaaatgccctgtgcatgcaaaataactttctatatgactgcaaatcatagctatacaattaAGACTTTGTTAATAGCAAAGTGTTTtataaactatcgggatagtattcactatcgcgatatttaatgagtaactatcgtgatagtaaaatttttactatcactCAGCACTAATGACCTGTCACCTGGATAAAGCTTTATCTGTAAGTACATCTCAGGTATGTCACATACTACAGCTACTGGTAACTTTCTAAACCTTAACAAAACATCAAATAATCCCTGTTGTAGTTTAGGCCCTTGATGAATTATATCATTTAATGAAACTCCATTACATTTTGCTGAAGCGTCAAATAcgagtttttgttgtagctctACCAGGCTTAGTTATAGCAAAATGTGGTAGATACCAGCTAGCCTTAGGTGTTTCTGTTTGTTGAAGTAACCCTTTTCTAAATATCTACAAATTGTTTCTTGATAAGACTTAGCAATTTCAGGATTCTTTACCAAAGTTTTCTCAAGGTTCTGTAAACGCCGCAGTGCCATTGAGTAATTATTAGGTAAAACCATTCTGTCACCTTTCCAAGGTATAGAACTCTATACCGACCATCAACCAACTGCATTGTATTTTGTGTGTATTCTAAAATTCTTTTATTCTCACATGACAATGGGCTTCCCTCTATAGCACAGCTGTCAACTTcccaaaaatttttttttctgtaaCACTGTGTTTATGTTACTCACATCTGTCTCCTCAGTGGCAAAATAAGTCCCAGCAAAGTTAGTAGTGCAATCCTGTTGTTCATCAACCAGACCAACACAAGTCCATCCTAATGGAGTAAGTCTTGCCATGGGTTCACCTCGAACATCCTGTAGTGAGAAATGTAGGTCAGCACAATCTAACCCTATTAACATGTCAACACGAGGCCCAAGTTTATAAAACTTTATACTCCTCAAATGTGGCCACTCTTCAGCACAAGTGGTCCAATCCATAGGTCTCATATAGCCTGCAACTTTACCAGTTGTAAAGGCAGTCACCTGTAATGAAGTCTTTCCATCCAAATTTTCTATTGTACACTCAACAGGTGTAGTTTCAAAACTTTTCAATTGACCATTTAAAACACTCACATTAACCTTTTATAATCCCATCTCAGCAGCGACATCAGAATTGAGGTAGGTTTTGGTACTGGCGTCATCCAAAAGAGCATTAACCCTTAACCTTTTGTTACCATTTTTTAAGTATACAGGTATTGTCCTTAAAGCAATATTCCCTGTAAAGCCCGTTACTAGTGTTGCTTCTGTTGGTGAAGTAACCTTTTTCTCACCAGTACCTCGGTCCCCCTCCCTGGAAGAACCTGTCTTTACAACTTGCTCATCATTCTCTAGCCTCTTCCTCAGTGCTGCTGATTGCTCCAATTCACTGTTTTTGCCTGGACACTGACTAGCCATTTCTTTATCTCCACTATAATGTGGTAGTGTAGTTCCTTACAACCATTCAAACCACATACCCCTGTATGCGTACAATATTGACCAAGGTGGCTTCACCTAAACAGCGAAAACACAGTCTAAGTTTTTGTTAGCAGGAGTGTTCTCACGCCCAAGCTGCCGGATGCTGCTACTTAGCTGGGAAGACCATGAAGAGTAACACAACAATCAGTATCAAAGTTTAGCAATGTATCAAAGTTTAGCAATGTAACACAACAACTATAATATAGAAGTACAAGCCAAAAAAAATCGAAATACAAAGAACAATAGAACAAAAAGATGTGGCCTATTACACAGATTAAAATTCCTATACAAAACCACAGCAGTTAAGAAT from Dysidea avara chromosome 2, odDysAvar1.4, whole genome shotgun sequence includes these protein-coding regions:
- the LOC136247876 gene encoding uncharacterized protein translates to MIKRRGLPEEIISDNGINFAATEKELRKVTNQIVKDPNFVLTMTSKKIKRTFNPPYAPHYGGVFETMIKAAKKAIVAILGNSDVTNEELMTAFTGAEALVNSWPLTYQSANPQDKITLTPNHLLHGQIGGMFSPETTKEEACHPLKRWRRVQEFTRHFWNCWL